From the Psilocybe cubensis strain MGC-MH-2018 chromosome 9, whole genome shotgun sequence genome, one window contains:
- a CDS encoding ATP-binding cassette sub-family D member 1 produces MTNVHSKPILGMRVPIHPLPLPPTLTRRPYVLAFLVLILLRSRAAGLTFSAYTAIQENVKKLRDKLRMKLKRKLTREEMDRVLQQVYVEDPDGSGGKTLLVPYRERILKVPIHTTPTSKFTSDTPFFPPLSESTLRKPSLSLSFLSQLTALLGRIAIPSATSPEAGIVVLHSSFLVLRTVLSILVARLDGRIVRDLVKGDGRAFLRGLGWWFVLAIPSTFTNSMIRHFQSLLALRLRTRMTRYLHDLYLASHPALRYFRAPGYLDGVDQYLTADVDAWANALSGVYGNVLKPSLDLLLFTSQLSRSLGVRGTILLFLNYYTTVSILRFVTPSFGALAATEARLEGEYRMGVGRVGREAEEVAFYDGGKREKEIVLGVYAKLIRHVNKVYKIRIAYEWTEDYVIKYLWSAAGYALIAVPILYTRAKRSLGVGVGDNVRGADGAERMRRDRDEAVAGRTETYISNRRLLLSLADAGGRLMYAYKDLLELAGLTARLYVLVSTLLNMPSGRGVRCVDGAGVGDAEGEAMGVEVEEVEAVSLTGVDVRVPRVVRGALESAAFASDNDKEKHEGKGKGKEKEKEKEKEKQQDEVKEGRGEGAREDPPLVKNLTLRIARGEHLMITGSNGVGKTAVARVLAGLWDPAPSSDGVNGEGEPHVQMPRDETEADVLFRRAAFLRAREVDAGARFGGAVGAGAGGKGAEALKHEREHWRPRPTLYVVPQRAYMVAGSLLEQIIYPCSYASFVRMTSMFSANAQQSQSHWNDPSYPPTPATPTRPTLLSRSSSVASLTNLISSTLLPPPPSSLVQMPSNAALAEIHNILEKVHLGYLVGREGGLHVRKEWRDVLSGGEKQRMAMARVLWWRPRFAVLDECTSAVSSDVEGRMYEAAKALDITLITISLRPSLMKYHKQLLTLHGPTDPTSPGRWTLARVGTKEERMSLEKEIGVLEERLKEVEGWEKRVRELEGLLGVQEGVGEGEGEHEHTGSIHTHREGVDEEGDRDEEEEARLREEEMKEEVYVYDYREPEGSERDLESESTSWSDADAGDIEAEGEVEVESVGTEAEALSVGFEDAVDPEEMLSMPLDVEEEMTFA; encoded by the exons ATGACGAACGTCCACTCCAAACCAATCCTCGGCATGCGCGTCCCCATACATCCCCTCCCGCTTCCGCCAACGCTGACACGGCGCCCATACGTCCTCGCCtttctcgtcctcatcctgcTTCGCTCGCGCGCCGCAGGCCTCACCTTCTCTGCATACACTGCGATCCAGGAAAATGTGAAGAAGTTGAGAGACAAGTTGCGCATGAAGCTGAAGCGCAAGTTGACGAGGGAGGAGATGGACCGGGTGTTGCAGCAGGTGTATGTCGAGGATCCGGATGGGAGTGGGGGTAAAACACTGTTGGTCCCGTATCGCGAGCGGATTTTGAAG GTTCCAATACACACCACCCCGACATCAAAATTCACATCCGACACTCCCTTCTTCCCCCCTCTATCAGAATCAACACTCCGCAAACcctctctctccctttccttcctttcccaGCTCACAGCACTTCTTGGCCGCATCGCCATTCCATCTGCAACGTCTCCTGAGGCCGGCATCGTCGTTCTACATTCTAGCTTCCTCGTCCTGCGGACCGTACTGAGCATCTTGGTTGCGAGGCTGGATGGGAGGATTGTGCGTGATCTGGTGAAGGGTGATGGGCGCGCGTTTCTGAGGGGTTTGGGGTGGTGGTTTGTGCTGGCGATACCCAGCACGTTTACGAACTCGATG ATCCGGCATTTCCAGTCGCTCCTGGCGCTGCGCCTCCGCACGCGCATGACGCGGTACCTGCACGACCTATACCTGGCGTCGCATCCAGCACTGCGCTACTTCCGCGCGCCGGGATATCTTGACGGGGTAGACCAGTATCTGACCGCGGATGTCGACGCGTGGGCGAACGCGCTGAGTGGTGTATA CGGCAATGTCCTTAAACCCTCCCTCGACCTCCTCCTGTTCACCTCCCAGCTCTCCCGTTCTCTTGGTGTACGCGGAACAATTCTCCTCTTCCTTAACTACTACACGACCGTTTCGATCCTTCGCTTTGTGACACCCTCCTTCGGTGCCCTCGCTGCTACGGAAGCACGTCTTGAAGGCGAGTACCGCATGGGTGTGGGAAGAGTCGGGAGGGAGGCGGAAGAGGTGGCGTTTTATGATGGCGGcaagagggagaaggagattgTGCTGGGTGTGTATGCGAAGTTAATTAGACATGTTAATAAAGTTTacaag ATCCGCATCGCGTATGAATGGACAGAGGACTATGTGATCAAGTACCTCTGGTCCGCTGCCGGATATGCACTCATTGCCGTGCCTATTTTGTACACGCGTGCGAAACGCTCGTTGGgagttggtgttggtgataaTGTCCGTGGTGCTGATGGAGCGGAGAGGATGAGGCGAGACCGGGATGAAGCGGTCGCTGGACGAACGGAGA CATACATATCTAACCGTCGGCTGCTGCTCTCCCTAGCCGACGCGGGCGGGCGGCTGATGTATGCGTACAAGGACCTGCTCGAACTTGCGGGGCTGACAGCGAGACTGTATGTCTTGGTGTCGACGCTGTTGAACATGCCGAGCGGGCGGGGTGTACGGTGCGTTGATGGTGCGGGTGTTGGTGACGCCGAAGGAGAAGCAATGggagtggaggtggaggaggtggaagcgGTGAGTTTGACCGGGGTGGATGTGCGTGTGCCGAGGGTTGTGAGGGGCGCTTTGGAGAGTGCTGCATTTGCCTCCGATAATGATAAGGAGAAGCATGAGGGTAAAGGTAAgggcaaggagaaggagaaggagaaggagaaggaaaagcaaCAAGACGAAGTCAAAGAAGGCAGAGGCGAAGGTGCGCGTGAGGACCCGCCGCTAGTGAAGAACCTGACGCTGCGTATCGCACGTGGCGAGCATCTTATGATCACTGGAAGCAATGGGGTTGGGAAAACAGCTGTTGCGCGCGTGCTTGCTGGGCTGTGGGATCCTGCTCCCTCGTCTGATGGTGTAAATGGGGAGGGGGAACCTCATGTGCAGATGCCACGCGATGAGACCGAGGCGGATGTGTTGTTCCGCCGTGCGGCGTTCTTGCGCGCACGGGAGGTGGACGCTGGAGCGCGATTTGGTGGTGCAGTTGGAGCTGGGGCAGGAGGTAAGGGAGCGGAGGCGCTGAAACATGAGCGGGAGCACTGGAGGCCACGCCCGACGCTGTACGTGGTACCCCAGCGCGCGTACATGGTCGCGGGGAGCTTGCTCGAGCAGATCATCTACCCATGCTCATACGCGTCGTTCGTGCGCATGACGTCCATGTTCAGCGCCAACGCTCAGCAATCGCAGTCGCATTGGAATGACCCTTCGTACCCGCCTACACCCGCTACCCCGACCCGTCCCACACTGCTCTCGCGCTCGTCCTCCGTCGCATCGCTCACAAATCTTATCTCATCCACGCTTCTCCCCCCACCCCCTTCCTCACTTGTGCAGATGCCCAGCAATGCAGCGCTAGCGGAGATCCATAATATCCTTGAGAAGGTGCACTTAGGGTACCTCGTggggagagagggagggcTGCATGTCAGGAAGGAGTGGAGAGATGTGTTGAGTGGTGGGGAGAAGCAGAGGATGGCGATGGCAAGAGTGTTGTGGTGGAGGCCTAGGTTTGCGGTTTTGGATG AGTGCACAAGTGCGGTGTCGAGCGATGTGGAAGGAAGAATGTACGAGGCGGCCAAGGCGCTGGATATCACGCTCATCACGATTTCACTCCG CCCATCCTTGATGAAATACCACAAACAGCTACTTACTCTACACGGCCCCACGGACCCCACCTCTCCTGGTCGCTGGACCCTCGCGCGTGTCGGCACGAAAGAGGAGCGCATGTCTCTCGAGAAGGAGATTGGTGTGCTAGAGGAAAGGCTTAAGGAGGTTGAAGGGTGGGAGAAGAGGGTGAGGGAACTGGAGGGTTTGTTGGGTGTACAGGAGGGTGTTggcgagggtgagggtgagcaTGAGCATACCGGTTCTATTCATACTCATAGAGAGGGTGTGGATGAGGAAGGGGACcgcgatgaggaggaggaggcgagGTTGCGtgaggaggagatgaaggaggaggtgTATGTGTATGATTATCGTGAACCAGAGGGATCTGAGCGCGACCTTGAGTCGGAGAGTACGTCGTGGAGCGATGCAGATGCGGGAGACATAGAAGCTGAgggggaggtggaggtggaaagTGTGGGGACAGAAGCGGAGGCGCTGTCTGTTGGGTTTGAGGACGCAGTTGACCCGGAGGAGATGCTCTCTATGCCTCTGGAtgttgaggaggagatgaCTTTTGCTTAG